A section of the Streptomyces sp. NBC_01363 genome encodes:
- the thrB gene encoding homoserine kinase, whose translation MAGPAFRAAAVRVRVPATSANLGPGFDAFGLSLGLYDDVVVRVADSGLHIDIAGEGADTLPRDERHLLVRSLRTAFDLLGGQPRGLEIVCANRIPHGRGLGSSSAAICAGIVAARAVTTGGDARLDDAALLELATEIEGHPDNVAACLLGGFTLAWMDGGSARAIRMDPAGSIVPVVFVPSKPVLTETARGLLPRTVPHVDAAFNAGRAALLVEALTRRPELLLTATEDRLHQEYRTPAMPESVELVNRLRADGVPAVISGAGPTVLALAEDGAADKVAQLAGEGWAANRLALDAPGASVLPLAP comes from the coding sequence ATGGCCGGTCCCGCCTTCCGAGCCGCCGCCGTCCGGGTGCGCGTCCCTGCGACCAGCGCCAACCTGGGCCCGGGTTTCGACGCCTTCGGCCTGTCGCTGGGGCTGTACGACGACGTCGTCGTCCGAGTCGCCGACTCCGGACTGCACATCGACATCGCGGGTGAGGGCGCCGACACGCTGCCCCGCGACGAGCGCCACCTCCTCGTACGCTCCCTGCGCACGGCCTTCGACCTGCTCGGCGGACAGCCCCGCGGCCTGGAGATCGTCTGCGCCAACCGCATCCCGCACGGACGCGGTCTCGGTTCCTCGTCCGCCGCCATCTGCGCCGGCATCGTCGCCGCCCGCGCCGTGACGACCGGCGGTGACGCCCGGCTCGACGACGCGGCGCTGCTGGAACTCGCCACCGAGATCGAGGGCCACCCCGACAACGTCGCGGCCTGCCTGCTCGGCGGCTTCACGCTGGCGTGGATGGACGGCGGATCGGCGCGCGCGATCAGGATGGACCCCGCAGGATCCATCGTTCCGGTGGTCTTCGTGCCCAGCAAGCCGGTCCTCACCGAGACCGCCCGCGGGCTGCTCCCGCGCACGGTCCCGCATGTCGACGCGGCCTTCAACGCCGGCCGTGCCGCACTCCTCGTCGAGGCGCTGACCAGGCGCCCCGAGCTGCTGCTCACCGCCACCGAGGACCGGCTGCACCAGGAGTACCGCACCCCGGCGATGCCCGAGAGCGTGGAACTCGTCAACCGACTGCGCGCGGACGGCGTCCCCGCGGTCATCTCCGGTGCCGGGCCGACCGTGCTCGCACTGGCCGAGGACGGTGCGGCCGACAAGGTCGCACAGCTGGCGGGCGAGGGATGGGCGGCCAATCGCCTCGCTCTCGACGCCCCGGGGGCGAGTGTGCTGCCGCTCGCCCCGTAG
- the rho gene encoding transcription termination factor Rho, with protein MSDTTDLMGVTADKSVDSAAPAEGAATGTTARRRRSGTGLDGMVLAELQQVASGLGIKGTARMRKGQLIEVIKEAQAGSSAAPKAAAPAAATETKPKRRATSKARTGDESAAAAPAEKAAAQQQIDIPGQPASDDQPTGERRRRRATAQAGSPESKAESKSAEAKTETQAEPKGDDRADAKAEAAADTAEGRRGDRQDRGQRGDRGDRQERGERRDRQRDRRGKGDEQGGGQGQQGGQRQQRQSQQSGGPQDDGYDDEAGGRRGRRGRYRDRRGRRGREDFASEVPVSDDDVLIPVAGILDILDNYAFIRTSGYLPGPNDVYVSLAQVRKNGLRKGDHVTGAVRQPKDGERREKFNALVRLDSVNGMAPETGRGRPEFQKLTPLYPQDRLRLETDSNVLTTRIIDLVAPIGKGQRGLIVAPPKTGKTMILQAIANAITVNSPECHLMVVLVDERPEEVTDMQRSVKGEVISSTFDRPAEDHTTVAELAIERAKRLVELGHDVVVLLDSITRLGRAYNLAAPASGRILSGGVDSTALYPPKRFFGAARNIEDGGSLTILATALVETGSRMDEVIFEEFKGTGNMELKLDRKLSDKRIFPAVDVDASSTRKEEILLGSDELAIVWKLRRVLHALDQQQAIELLLDRMKKTQSNAEFLLQIQKTTPSPGNGND; from the coding sequence GTGAGCGACACCACCGATCTGATGGGCGTGACTGCCGACAAGAGCGTCGACAGCGCCGCGCCCGCCGAAGGTGCTGCCACTGGCACCACCGCACGGCGCCGCCGCTCCGGCACCGGCCTTGACGGCATGGTCCTGGCCGAGCTGCAGCAGGTCGCGTCCGGCCTCGGCATCAAGGGCACTGCGCGGATGCGCAAGGGCCAGCTGATCGAGGTCATCAAGGAGGCGCAGGCCGGTAGCTCCGCTGCGCCCAAGGCCGCCGCGCCCGCCGCGGCGACCGAGACCAAGCCGAAGCGCCGTGCCACCTCCAAGGCGCGCACCGGGGACGAGTCCGCGGCCGCCGCGCCCGCCGAGAAGGCCGCGGCCCAGCAGCAGATCGACATCCCCGGCCAGCCGGCCAGCGACGACCAGCCCACGGGCGAGCGCCGTCGGCGCCGTGCGACCGCGCAGGCGGGCAGCCCGGAGAGCAAGGCGGAGAGCAAGTCCGCCGAGGCCAAGACGGAGACGCAGGCCGAGCCCAAGGGCGACGACCGCGCCGACGCCAAGGCCGAAGCCGCCGCCGACACGGCCGAGGGCCGCCGCGGCGACCGCCAGGACCGCGGTCAGCGCGGCGACCGGGGCGACCGCCAGGAGCGCGGGGAACGCCGCGACCGTCAGCGCGACCGCAGGGGCAAGGGCGACGAGCAGGGCGGTGGCCAGGGCCAGCAGGGCGGCCAGCGTCAGCAGCGCCAGAGCCAGCAGAGCGGCGGCCCGCAGGACGACGGGTACGACGACGAGGCGGGCGGCCGTCGCGGCCGTCGTGGCCGCTACCGCGACCGCCGTGGCCGCCGTGGCCGCGAGGACTTCGCCAGCGAGGTCCCGGTCTCCGACGACGACGTCCTGATCCCCGTCGCGGGCATCCTGGACATCCTCGACAACTACGCGTTCATCCGGACCTCCGGCTACCTGCCGGGCCCGAACGACGTGTACGTCTCGCTCGCCCAGGTCCGCAAGAACGGCCTGCGCAAGGGTGACCACGTCACCGGTGCGGTGCGCCAGCCCAAGGACGGCGAGCGCCGGGAGAAGTTCAACGCCCTGGTCCGCCTCGACTCGGTGAACGGCATGGCGCCCGAAACCGGCCGCGGCCGCCCGGAGTTCCAGAAGCTGACCCCGCTCTACCCGCAGGACCGGCTCCGTCTGGAGACCGACTCCAACGTCCTGACGACGCGGATCATCGACCTGGTCGCCCCCATCGGCAAGGGCCAGCGAGGCCTGATCGTGGCCCCGCCGAAGACCGGCAAGACCATGATCCTGCAGGCGATCGCCAACGCGATCACCGTCAACAGCCCCGAGTGCCACCTGATGGTCGTCCTGGTCGACGAGCGTCCGGAAGAGGTCACCGACATGCAGCGGTCGGTGAAGGGCGAGGTCATCTCCTCGACCTTCGACCGTCCCGCCGAGGACCACACCACCGTCGCCGAGCTGGCCATCGAGCGCGCCAAGCGTCTCGTCGAGCTGGGTCACGACGTGGTCGTCCTGCTGGACTCCATCACCCGTCTCGGCCGTGCGTACAACCTCGCGGCCCCCGCCTCCGGCCGCATCCTGTCCGGTGGTGTCGACTCGACCGCGCTGTACCCGCCGAAGCGCTTCTTCGGTGCCGCGCGCAACATCGAGGACGGCGGTTCGCTGACCATCCTGGCCACCGCGCTGGTCGAGACCGGCTCGCGCATGGACGAGGTGATCTTCGAGGAGTTCAAGGGCACCGGCAACATGGAGCTCAAGCTCGACCGGAAGCTCTCGGACAAGCGCATCTTCCCGGCGGTGGACGTCGACGCGTCCAGCACCCGAAAGGAAGAAATCCTGCTCGGCAGCGACGAGTTGGCGATCGTCTGGAAGCTGCGCCGGGTGCTGCACGCGCTCGACCAGCAGCAGGCGATCGAGCTTCTCCTGGACCGGATGAAGAAGACCCAGTCCAACGCGGAGTTCCTGCTCCAGATCCAGAAGACGACGCCGTCCCCGGGCAACGGCAACGACTGA
- a CDS encoding LCP family protein, which yields MTEQNGSGGRIRPTGKRRKKPSRRRRATVIAAWTVAGVVVVGGAGLGYAYVKLNGNLKAVDINAALGKDRPDNVDNGSQDILVLGSDSRSGANSEYGADEGGARSDTAMVLHVNKGHKTASVVSIPRDTLITRPDCTSDTTGQTVAGQQRAMFNTAYEVGGPACAVKTVEAMSGIRMDHYLEVDFTGFKKLIDELGGVKITTTEAIDDPKSHLKLEPGTHTLDGEQSLGLVRTRKSVGDGSDLGRIQLQQAFIKALMEQVKTVGVFSNPKTLYDLADTATKTVTTDSDLGSVPELTSFANGLKGLGSKNVHMVTLPVQYDPADPNRVVPLDAAARQVWDALAQDKAIPASATEKSAGDKGDAGSVVR from the coding sequence ATGACCGAGCAGAACGGGAGCGGCGGCCGAATACGCCCCACCGGCAAGCGCCGGAAGAAGCCCTCCCGTCGCCGCAGGGCGACGGTGATCGCCGCCTGGACCGTGGCCGGTGTCGTGGTCGTCGGCGGTGCCGGACTGGGATACGCCTACGTCAAGCTCAACGGCAATCTCAAGGCAGTGGACATCAACGCCGCGCTCGGCAAGGACCGCCCCGACAACGTCGACAACGGCTCCCAGGACATCCTGGTGCTCGGCTCGGACTCCCGGTCCGGCGCGAACTCCGAGTACGGCGCCGACGAGGGCGGGGCCCGCTCCGACACCGCGATGGTCCTGCACGTCAACAAGGGCCACAAGACGGCCTCCGTCGTCTCCATCCCGCGCGACACCCTCATCACCCGCCCCGACTGCACCAGCGACACGACCGGGCAGACCGTCGCGGGCCAGCAGCGCGCGATGTTCAACACGGCGTACGAGGTCGGCGGACCGGCCTGCGCGGTCAAGACCGTCGAGGCCATGTCCGGCATCCGCATGGACCACTACCTCGAAGTCGACTTCACCGGCTTCAAGAAGCTCATCGACGAGCTGGGCGGCGTGAAGATCACCACCACCGAGGCGATCGACGACCCGAAGAGCCATCTGAAGCTCGAACCCGGCACCCACACCCTCGACGGGGAGCAGTCGCTGGGCCTCGTCCGTACCCGCAAGAGCGTCGGCGACGGCAGCGACCTCGGCCGCATCCAGCTCCAGCAGGCGTTCATCAAGGCGCTGATGGAACAGGTCAAGACCGTCGGGGTGTTCTCGAACCCGAAGACCCTGTACGACCTCGCGGACACGGCCACCAAGACCGTCACCACCGACTCCGACCTGGGCTCGGTCCCCGAACTCACGTCCTTCGCGAACGGTCTCAAGGGGCTCGGCTCGAAGAACGTCCACATGGTCACCCTGCCCGTGCAGTACGACCCGGCCGACCCGAACCGCGTTGTACCGCTGGACGCCGCCGCCCGGCAGGTGTGGGACGCGCTCGCCCAGGACAAGGCCATCCCCGCCTCCGCCACCGAGAAGTCGGCGGGCGACAAGGGCGACGCGGGCAGCGTCGTACGGTGA